The DNA region GAAAGTCGGAAAACTCTTGATGGATGAATTAAGCGGCGGTACGTTTACCATTTCCAATGGCGGAGTGTACGGTTCGATGCTTTCCACGCCCATACTCAATCCTCCCCAATCGGCCATACTTGGCATCCATGCGACGAAGGAGAGGCCCGTTGCAGAAAATGGTCAGGTTGTCATTCGTCCAATAAATTATTTGGCCTTGTCTTATGACCACCGCATCATTGACGGCCGCGATGCCGTACAGTTTTTATCTGCTATCAAGGAAGCGCTGGAGTTTCCGGGAAGTGCGATCCTCGATTTATAGAATGCATCGCGACATGAGGATATTTTTTTTTTCTGAACAGGGAGAGCAAAAATAATGGCGGAATTTGATGTCGTCGTGATAGGAGCCGGACCCGGCGGATATATTGCGGCAATCCGGGCTGCGCAACTCGGCCTGGCTGTGGCCTGCGTCGATGACTTTAAAAACGCCGATGGAAAAAGCGCTCTGGGCGGAACCTGTTTGAATGTGGGTTGCATTCCTTCCAAAGCTTTGCTGGAATCCTCCGCATTATACGAAGCTGCGCAATTGGACATGGAGGTCCACGGTATTGAAATTCAAGGAGTGAAGTGCGATCTTGCGAAAATGATAGGACGTAAGGACAAAATTGTATCTGACTTTACGATGGGCATTACCCATCTCTTCAAGAAAAATAAAGTGACTTCTGTCTCCGGGAGAGCCAGGTTGTCAGGACGGAGCCAGGAAGAATGGCAAATCGATATTGATAGCGGCAAACGTAAACTCACCGCGAAACACGTCATAATCGCTACCGGTTCCAGGCCGCGTGAGTTATCCATTGCGCCAGTGGACGGTAAGCGGATCGTGGATAACGTCGAAGCGCTTTCTTTTTCCGAGGTGCCTCGACGCCTTGGCATCATCGGCGCAGGGGTAATTGGTCTTGAGCTGGGAAGCGTGTGGCGCCGATTGGGTAGCGAGGTGACCTTGGTGGAAGCGGCGAAGGTTTTTATGCCCGCCGCGGACGAAGCAATTGCGAAAGAGGCCTTGCGGAGTTTTACCAAACAGGGTTTAAAAATCCACCTCGGCGCACAAATTGATAGCGTGTCATTCAATGACAAGGGTCTGATGATGACCTGGCGAGATCCGTTAAAAAAAGTTCAGACACTTGAACTTGACAAGCTCATAGTTGCAGTGGGGAGAATTCCAAACGCCAACCAGGTGGCCGATCAAAGTATTGGATTAAAGCTTGATCAAGGTGGAGGCATCGCGATTGATGAGTACTGCCAGACCAATCTGCCCAACGTTTATGCAGTGGGGGACGTCGTGCATGGTCCCATGCTGGCCCACAAGGCTTCGGAAGAGGGGGTAATGGTATCCGAAAGGATTGCAGGACAACAGTCTTCAATCAATCATAATCTTGTTCCCTGGGTGGTTTATACAGCACCGGAAATCGCGTGGGTGGGCA from Nitrospirota bacterium includes:
- a CDS encoding 2-oxo acid dehydrogenase subunit E2, producing VIELRSRFKELFEKKHGVKMGFMSFFVKASVLALQRFPVVNASIDGSDMIYHGYYDIGVAIGSERGLVVPIIRDADKLSIAGIERQIADFSARAKVGKLLMDELSGGTFTISNGGVYGSMLSTPILNPPQSAILGIHATKERPVAENGQVVIRPINYLALSYDHRIIDGRDAVQFLSAIKEALEFPGSAILDL
- the lpdA gene encoding dihydrolipoyl dehydrogenase, with product MAEFDVVVIGAGPGGYIAAIRAAQLGLAVACVDDFKNADGKSALGGTCLNVGCIPSKALLESSALYEAAQLDMEVHGIEIQGVKCDLAKMIGRKDKIVSDFTMGITHLFKKNKVTSVSGRARLSGRSQEEWQIDIDSGKRKLTAKHVIIATGSRPRELSIAPVDGKRIVDNVEALSFSEVPRRLGIIGAGVIGLELGSVWRRLGSEVTLVEAAKVFMPAADEAIAKEALRSFTKQGLKIHLGAQIDSVSFNDKGLMMTWRDPLKKVQTLELDKLIVAVGRIPNANQVADQSIGLKLDQGGGIAIDEYCQTNLPNVYAVGDVVHGPMLAHKASEEGVMVSERIAGQQSSINHNLVPWVVYTAPEIAWVGKNEQELKALGTPYRSGQFSFQANGRARCLNQASGLVKILADAQSDRVLGMHIIGPMASELIQQGVLAMAFSASSEDVARIVHAHPSLSEVIHEASLAVDKRALHH